The genomic interval AAAACGATGGAGCCGCGGACCGGTTGTAGGTCGAAAAGAAACGGCTTGGCGGCGCTGCTGGCGGAGGAATGGGTAGTTCACGGAATTTCCTTATAAATCACCCGCCGATAAGGTAATAGGCCGGCCGGGAAAGGTCAACACCTGGACAGGGATTCGGCCAACCCGCCCAGTAACTTGAGTGATAAGACTCTTTTATGGCCAAGCTGGCCCAGCGCGCGTCTCCTGAGCATCGTCGTCAGTCTGCCGCGATCGTGGCTACGCGTATGCTAACCTGTTCGCCTTTTGCGTCAACAGGCGATCCGGGGGAGTAGAACAACATGGTGTCAGCCACCGAGGCACTGGCCGAGATCAAGCGCGGTGCGCACGAGATTCTGGTCGAATCCGAGCTCCTGGAGAAACTGGAGGCCGGCCGTCCGTTACGCATCAAGGCCGGCTTCGACCCGACCGCACCTGATCTGCACCTTGGACACACCGTACTCTTGAATAAGCTGCGGCAGTTTCAGGAGTTGGGTCACGAAGCGCTGTTCCTGATCGGCGACTTCACCGGGATGATCGGCGACCCCACGGGTAAGAATGTCACCCGCATGCCGCTGACCCGCGACCAGGTCATTGAAAACGCCAGGACCTACGAGAGCCAGATATTCAAAGTCCTCGATCCCGAGAAGACCCGCGTGGTGTTCAATTCGAGCTGGATGGGGGCTATGGACGCCGCCGGCTTGATTCAGTTGGCCGCCAAGCATACGGTCGCACGCATGCTCGAGCGCGATGACTTCCAGCGACGTTACAGCTCCGGGCAACCGATCGCCATCCACGAGTTCCTGTACCCGTTGATTCAAGGCTACGACTCCGTGGCGTTGAATGCCGATGTCGAGCTGGGCGGTACCGACCAGAAATTCAACCTGTTGGTCGGGCGCGAACTCCAGAGACATTTCGGCCAAGCGCAACAGGTTGTGTTGACCATGCCCCTCCTCGAGGGCTTGGATGGTGTACAGAAGATGTCCAAATCCCTGGGGAACTACGTCGGCATTGTCGACGCCCCGGACGACATGTTCGGCAAGCTCATGTCGATCTCAGACGAGCTGATGTGGCGGTATTTCGAGTTGCTGAGTTTTCGGCCCCTCGCGGAGGTTCAAGGCCTGAAACAGCGGGTGTCCGAAGGTCTCAATCCGCGTGACGTGAAATTCGAATTGGCGAAGGAGATCATTGCCCGCTTCCATGACCAGGCGGCGGCCCGACGGGCGCACGAGGCATTCGTCGCGCGATTCCAGAAGGGGGCGTTGCCTGATGTCATACCCGAGGTGGAGCTCGCCGTATCGGCCGACGGGCTGGCCATTGCCAACGTACTCAGAGACGCCGGCCTGACTGGCAGCACCTCAGAGGCACTGAGGATGCTGGGTCAGGGTGCGGTCCGGATCGACGGGGAGCGGGTCGGAGATCGCGCATTGCAGTTCAGGGCGCCGGCCAGTGTGGTCATTCAGGTCGGCAAGCGGCGTATTGCGCGGGTAACGCTCAAGCCGGGCTAAGGGTGGTGGCACTTACCTTAAGCCGATGTTTCGGAAAGATAGACACGGAAGCACGCGGAATAACACGGAACAAGACTCACTGTATAAAGGCCGGGGACCAACTCGAGGCGGATCGCGGATGCTGGCCCTGGGCCGGCATAATGGATTCTTTCCCTGTGGTTCCGTGGCTTCCGCGGCCAAGCGGGGTTTACGTAAGCGCCATTCGGGCCATGGGCATCCCGTGGCGGGCGCACCGATGGCGCGCATGGCGGTTTTCCCCGAAACCCCGGTTTTTCAGTGCCGGTCGTCTCGTCCGCCGGTCCTTTTGGGGGGGGGGCGGAGAGGGTTTTTCACGGGATTGTGGAAAAGGTATTGACGGCCTGGGAAAGCCTCGTATAATCGCCGCCTCCTGTCACCGGGCAGGTCACTGAACAAAGCAGCACCCAGTGATTTCAGGTGTTGACGGGGGCTGAAGTCGCGGTATAATGCGTCTTCTTTGTCGGGCAAGTTCTCGACAAGCTTTTTAACAATCAGGATCAGGTAACTTGTGTGGGCGCTCACGTCGAATGGGTTGCGATGCAAATCGTATTTCGATGAAGAGCGTCTATGTAGTAATACCTAGACAGTAATTCATCGAGCCAAGATTGGTCGCCTCAAGCGACTAAACATGATTGAACTGAAGAGTTTGATCCTGGCTCAGATTGAACGCTGGCGGCATGCCTAACACATGCAAGTCGAACGGTAACAGGCCTTCGGGCGCTGACGAGTGGCGGACGGGTGAGTAATGCGTAGGAATCTGCCCAGTAGCGGGGGACAACTTGGGGAAACTCAAGCTAATACCGCATACGCCCTACGGGGGAAAGCAGGGGATCTTCGGACCTTGCACTATTGGATGAGCCTACGTCGGATTAGCTTGTTGGTGGGGTAATGGCCTACCAAGGCGACGATCCGTAGCTGGTCTGAGAGGACGATCAGCCACACTGGGACTGAGACACGGCCCAGACTCCTACGGGAGGCAGCAGTGGGGAATATTGGACAATGGGGGCAACCCTGATCCAGCAATGCCGCGTGTGTGAAGAAGGCCTGCGGGTTGTAAAGCACTTTCGGTAGGGACGAAAAGCTGAAGGCTAATATCCTTCGGTCTTGACTTAACCTAAAGAAGAAGCACCGGCTAACTCCGTGCCAGCAGCCGCGGTAATACGGGGGGTGCGAGCGTTAATCGGAATTACTGGGCGTAAAGCGCGCGTAGGCGGTTACGTGAGTCGGATGTGAAAGCCCCGGGCTTAACCTGGGAATCGCATTCGATACTGCGTAGCTAGAGTCTGGTAGAGGCTAGCGGAATTCCAGGTGTAGCGGTGAAATGCGTAGAT from Gammaproteobacteria bacterium carries:
- the tyrS gene encoding tyrosine--tRNA ligase, producing the protein MVSATEALAEIKRGAHEILVESELLEKLEAGRPLRIKAGFDPTAPDLHLGHTVLLNKLRQFQELGHEALFLIGDFTGMIGDPTGKNVTRMPLTRDQVIENARTYESQIFKVLDPEKTRVVFNSSWMGAMDAAGLIQLAAKHTVARMLERDDFQRRYSSGQPIAIHEFLYPLIQGYDSVALNADVELGGTDQKFNLLVGRELQRHFGQAQQVVLTMPLLEGLDGVQKMSKSLGNYVGIVDAPDDMFGKLMSISDELMWRYFELLSFRPLAEVQGLKQRVSEGLNPRDVKFELAKEIIARFHDQAAARRAHEAFVARFQKGALPDVIPEVELAVSADGLAIANVLRDAGLTGSTSEALRMLGQGAVRIDGERVGDRALQFRAPASVVIQVGKRRIARVTLKPG